One window of the Macaca thibetana thibetana isolate TM-01 chromosome 1, ASM2454274v1, whole genome shotgun sequence genome contains the following:
- the CATSPER4 gene encoding cation channel sperm-associated protein 4 — translation MKDNEKAWWQQWTSYTGLVVGGGTQEDRMGFGRGVAALRGRPSPLQSTIHESYGRPEEQVLINRRDIMNKADTWDMQEYITRMYIKQLLRHPAFQLLLALLLVINAITIALRTNSYLDQKHYEFFSTIDDIVLTILMCEVLLGWLNGFWIFWKDGWNILNFIIVFILLLRFFINEINIPSINYTLRALRLVHVCMAVEPLARIIRVILQSVPDMANIMVLILFFMLVFSVFGVTLFGAFVPKHFRNIQVALYTLFICITQDGWVDIYSDFQTEKREYAMEIGGAIYFTIFITIGAFIGINLFVIVVTTNLEQMMKAEGQGQQQRITFSETGAEEEEENDQLPLVHCVVARSEKSRFPQEPLVGGPLSNLSENTCDNFCLVLEAIQENLRQYKEIRDELNMIVEEVRAIRFNQEQEAEVMQRQSSTSGSLETTSSKDVRQMSQHRDLLSALINMEKVHDSSSQILLKKRKNSH, via the exons ATGAAGGATAATGAAAAGGCCTGGTGGCAGCAGTGGACCTCCTACACAGGCCTCGTGGTTGGGGGCGGGACTCAGGAGGACCGTATGGGGTTTGGAAGGGGAGTAGCTGCACTGAGGGGCCGCCCCTCTCCCCTGCAGAGTACCATTCACGAGTCCTACGGTCGGCCAGAGGAGCAGGTGCTCATCAACCGCCGGGACATCATGAACAAAGCG GACACCTGGGACATGCAGGAGTACATCACTCGCATGTACATCAAGCAGCTGCTCCGACACCCCGCCTTCCAACTGCTGCTGGCCCTGCTGCTGGTGATCAACGCCATCACCATCGCTCTCCGCACCAACTCCTACCTGGACCAG AAACACTATGAGTTCTTCTCTACCATAGATGACATTGTGCTGACCATCCTTATGTGTGAGGTTCTCCTTGGCTGGCTCAATGGCTTCTGGATTTTCTGGAAG GACGGCTGGAACATCCTCAACTTCATTATCGTCTTTATCTTGCTCTTGCGGTTCTTCATTAATGAAATCAATATCCCCTCCATCAACTATACTCTCAG GGCGCTTCGTCTGGTGCATGTGTGCATGGCGGTGGAGCCCCTGGCCCGGATCATCCGCGTCATCCTGCAGTCGGTGCCTGACATGGCCAATATCATGGTCCTCATCCTCTTCTTCATGCTG GTTTTTTCGGTGTTTGGGGTAACACTCTTTGGTGCATTCGTGCCCAAGCATTTCCGGAACATACAGGTTGCGCTGTACACCCTCTTCATCTGCATCACCCAGGATGGCTGGGTGGACATCTACAGTGACTTCCA GACAGAGAAGAGGGAATATGCAATGGAGATTGGGGGTGCCATCTACTTTACCATCTTCATCACCATCGGTGCCTTCATTGGCATCAACCTGTTCGTCATCGTGGTGACCACCAACCTGGAGCAAATGATGAAGGCAGAAGGGCAGGGACAACAGCAACGAATAACCTTTAGTGAG ACAGGcgcagaggaagaggaggagaatgaCCAGCTGCCACTGGTGCACTGTGTGGTCGCCCGCTCGGAGAAATCTCGTTTCCCCCAGGAACCCCTTGTGGGAGGCCCCCTGTCGAACCTCTCAGAAAACACGTGTGACAACTTTTGCTTGGTGCTTGAGGCAATACAGGAGAACCTGAGGCAGTACAAGGAGATCAGAGATGAACTCAACAT GATTGTGGAGGAGGTGCGCGCAATCCGCTTCAACcaggagcaggaggcagaggtgatgCAAAGGCAGTCTTCCACGAGCGGGTCATTGGAGACTACGTCATCCAAGGACGTCCGCCAGATGTCTCAACACCGAGACTTGCTCAGTGCGCTCATTAACATGGAAAAG GTTCATGACTCTAGCTCACAAATACTCCTTAAAAAACGCAAGAACAGCCATTGA